The proteins below come from a single Halothiobacillus neapolitanus c2 genomic window:
- a CDS encoding alpha/beta fold hydrolase: MTTETDMLRVMPPEIASRLIFDSFRRPLRVAMQDTDHSVMERAERITLNVDGKSVAVYKWGRAGPLVVCIHGWSARASNFCAFVDPLMKAGYRVIAFDNPGHGESGGSTTTPVDVSRILLELQARFGSPDVVLTHSLGALYAFYALNHGVCASHLVTIAGVCDFSYLVTRYASSMDLPGETIDLLRQHIESMFERDSIWEEFSAHNNLSGFGGRATLIHDEYDDYVELSQSNKIHDALGDRGALHITRGLGHRRILADQAVIEQIMKEIGGADVYYP, encoded by the coding sequence ATGACCACTGAGACTGATATGTTACGAGTAATGCCGCCTGAGATAGCATCAAGGTTGATATTTGACTCGTTTAGAAGACCGTTGCGCGTTGCTATGCAGGATACTGACCATAGTGTCATGGAACGTGCAGAACGGATAACACTTAATGTTGATGGGAAGTCAGTGGCAGTTTACAAATGGGGGCGAGCGGGTCCTTTGGTTGTGTGCATACATGGCTGGAGTGCACGTGCTTCAAATTTTTGTGCATTCGTAGATCCATTGATGAAAGCGGGATATCGCGTTATTGCATTTGATAATCCTGGTCACGGTGAGTCGGGTGGTTCCACAACCACCCCTGTCGATGTTAGTCGAATTCTGCTCGAGTTACAGGCTCGTTTTGGCTCACCTGATGTCGTATTAACCCACTCTCTTGGAGCACTTTATGCTTTTTATGCGCTTAACCATGGTGTCTGTGCCTCTCATCTAGTTACCATTGCGGGCGTCTGTGATTTCTCATACTTGGTGACACGATATGCATCATCGATGGATTTGCCCGGTGAAACAATTGACTTGTTAAGGCAGCATATTGAATCCATGTTTGAGAGAGATTCCATATGGGAGGAGTTTTCAGCGCATAACAATCTTTCAGGATTCGGAGGGCGTGCAACCCTAATCCACGATGAATATGATGACTATGTTGAGCTCTCCCAATCAAATAAGATTCATGATGCCCTTGGTGATAGGGGCGCGCTACATATAACGAGAGGTTTGGGCCATCGCCGTATACTGGCAGACCAAGCCGTAATTGAGCAAATCATGAAGGAAATAGGTGGAGCAGATGTATATTATCCCTGA
- a CDS encoding acyl-homoserine-lactone synthase, translating into MRIEYGSKTSLPFGLFEDLSYYRNDVFVRLLGWDLDTPYGVELDQFDRPDTVYVVAKNDEGRINGCARLLPTTSPYLLGEVFPELLNGLCPPSSPDVWELSRFAAVDVSAEPTSARGQLSSPIAITLLRSSLQTAATLGAKSVITVSPIGIERLLRHAGFQAHRAGPPMVVGGHPIFACWIDIAPSLT; encoded by the coding sequence ATGCGGATTGAATATGGAAGTAAAACCAGTCTCCCTTTTGGTTTGTTTGAAGATTTAAGCTATTATCGTAATGATGTTTTTGTCAGGCTTCTTGGTTGGGATTTGGACACCCCATATGGTGTGGAACTTGATCAGTTTGACCGGCCAGATACAGTTTATGTTGTTGCGAAGAATGATGAGGGCAGGATCAATGGGTGTGCTCGTCTATTGCCTACAACTTCACCATACCTGCTTGGTGAGGTGTTTCCTGAACTTTTAAACGGGCTATGCCCACCTTCTTCTCCAGACGTGTGGGAGCTTTCGCGCTTTGCGGCTGTAGACGTATCTGCTGAACCTACGTCAGCTAGGGGGCAGCTTTCCTCGCCAATTGCCATTACTTTACTTAGAAGCTCGTTGCAGACGGCAGCAACTTTGGGTGCTAAATCTGTGATAACTGTCTCGCCCATCGGGATTGAACGACTTCTTCGTCATGCCGGATTCCAAGCTCACCGTGCAGGTCCCCCTATGGTTGTGGGTGGCCACCCCATTTTTGCTTGCTGGATTGATATCGCGCCCTCTCTCACTTAA
- a CDS encoding site-specific integrase yields the protein MAYIQKRGDYQWRVQIRRKGHPTQCKTFFTRKEADAWARLIESEMDRGVFFSRVEAESTSLAEALERYRKEVTSRKKSAHREGVRINFWLTHPLSSRMLASFRGADFARFRDDRRKEGISDSTIRLDLALISHVFTIARTEWQMEGLLNPVRSIAMPSASRKRDRRLEAGELDRLLVELRKSRNEYVVPAVLFAIETAMRQSEILSLRTQDIDREKQTAYLKDTKNNEPRVVPLSRAAMGILDTMPLPLHGGRLFSVTQDGLIRAFSRSVTQARNVYIEDCISANAQPDDHFLNNLKFHDLRHEATSRFFETGNLEMMEVAQITGHKTITMLSRYTHLRAEDLVAKLG from the coding sequence ATGGCATACATTCAGAAACGTGGTGATTACCAATGGCGGGTTCAAATCCGCCGTAAGGGGCATCCGACCCAATGCAAAACCTTCTTCACGCGCAAAGAGGCTGATGCGTGGGCTCGGCTCATCGAGTCTGAAATGGATCGAGGTGTATTCTTCAGCAGGGTTGAGGCAGAGAGCACCTCGTTGGCGGAAGCGCTGGAACGTTACCGTAAAGAGGTCACAAGCAGGAAGAAGAGCGCGCATCGTGAGGGAGTGCGGATTAATTTCTGGCTGACCCACCCTCTTTCAAGTCGGATGCTGGCCTCTTTTCGTGGTGCCGATTTTGCCAGATTCAGGGATGACCGCCGGAAAGAAGGCATTTCTGATTCCACGATCAGACTTGATCTTGCTCTCATCTCCCATGTGTTCACCATCGCACGCACCGAATGGCAAATGGAGGGATTGTTGAATCCCGTCCGATCAATCGCAATGCCCTCAGCCTCCCGTAAGCGTGATCGTCGGCTTGAAGCCGGTGAACTTGATCGACTGTTAGTTGAGCTGAGGAAATCACGGAACGAATATGTTGTCCCGGCGGTCCTGTTCGCAATTGAAACCGCCATGCGGCAAAGTGAAATTCTTAGTTTGCGCACTCAGGACATTGACAGAGAAAAGCAGACTGCTTATCTGAAAGACACTAAAAACAACGAACCCCGGGTGGTGCCGCTGTCCAGAGCGGCTATGGGCATACTCGATACAATGCCCCTCCCCTTGCATGGTGGTAGGCTTTTTAGTGTCACTCAAGACGGTTTAATTCGAGCGTTTTCTCGTTCGGTGACTCAAGCTCGCAATGTGTATATCGAAGATTGCATATCTGCCAATGCGCAACCTGATGATCACTTTCTGAATAACCTGAAATTCCATGACTTACGTCACGAGGCTACGAGTCGTTTTTTTGAGACTGGGAATCTTGAAATGATGGAGGTTGCGCAAATTACTGGCCATAAAACAATTACCATGCTCTCGCGATATACCCACCTCCGTGCGGAGGATCTGGTGGCAAAGCTTGGATAA
- a CDS encoding DUF4902 domain-containing protein, whose amino-acid sequence MHNSRPEYLKEVLNVSHGGYVRMSRSAFMELPLSHFISGLDEDPACCSANLPDESTISGYTEWLSVCVPIITVGWDWRLIVLSGRPRYVRDSLPRSNVMIIDAETGLDFGDTITTEIIAHRLDRSHWEEDVLAHIVDRYAGHVFGS is encoded by the coding sequence ATGCACAATTCTAGACCAGAATATCTTAAAGAAGTTCTGAATGTTTCTCACGGCGGTTATGTTCGCATGTCGCGGAGTGCGTTCATGGAACTCCCTTTATCCCACTTTATTTCTGGTCTTGATGAGGATCCAGCATGTTGTTCAGCTAATTTGCCTGATGAATCTACGATTTCTGGATATACAGAGTGGCTTTCTGTGTGTGTGCCGATAATAACCGTGGGATGGGATTGGCGTTTGATTGTCCTCTCTGGTCGCCCACGCTATGTGCGTGACAGTTTACCTCGGTCAAATGTCATGATCATTGATGCCGAGACTGGGCTAGATTTTGGCGACACAATTACCACCGAGATTATTGCGCATCGTCTTGATCGTTCTCATTGGGAGGAGGACGTACTTGCTCATATTGTTGATCGATATGCGGGTCATGTCTTCGGTTCTTGA
- a CDS encoding cupin-like domain-containing protein, which yields MYTPPFTLPRVALLKYWLGFGYLSRYGKLASGIAEEHNFKPSIGLDLFRSGEEALLEYCEKNLPEHVSDIPIHKIEAKDATPEIMNKFRERQLPVLIKGGALQWRAFKEFDLDFFEKNYGDVDVPVHAEPNEIYPDNGKPVPLKNFYQMDYVPIRDLVKSVVTDERYSAKAIEDITHENGGSMIKDYCDLAQIHSYAGLAEYKNKWYFKRTPVGYVVSKQLFIQSQRSHTLWHTEPGYNYFVAIEGIKNWRVTSPYYSPGLYTVIKDNATYHVSRVDGREQNDVIARRGFPLYQYMPKYSITVEPGDILMLPPWWWHTVSNQPGSHSISLTFRTVAEPRLHAPMLDYLKWGDRNAKEIRRKVLQHGRLFDEDIAASLYAFADPKNDIRSQKK from the coding sequence ATGTACACACCGCCATTTACTTTGCCTCGAGTTGCACTTTTGAAATATTGGCTTGGATTCGGATATCTTTCTCGGTACGGGAAACTGGCCAGTGGTATAGCAGAGGAGCATAATTTCAAACCATCAATTGGACTTGATCTTTTCCGCAGTGGAGAAGAAGCATTACTTGAGTATTGTGAAAAAAATTTACCTGAGCATGTTAGTGACATACCGATTCATAAGATTGAAGCGAAAGATGCCACACCAGAAATAATGAATAAATTTCGTGAGCGCCAGTTACCGGTTCTGATCAAGGGTGGAGCACTCCAATGGAGGGCGTTTAAGGAGTTCGATCTAGATTTCTTCGAGAAGAACTATGGTGATGTAGATGTGCCTGTTCATGCGGAGCCGAATGAAATATACCCAGATAATGGAAAGCCTGTACCATTAAAGAATTTTTATCAAATGGACTATGTTCCGATTCGTGATTTGGTCAAGTCTGTAGTTACAGATGAGCGATATAGCGCGAAAGCGATTGAGGATATCACGCACGAAAACGGGGGGTCGATGATAAAGGATTATTGTGATTTGGCTCAAATCCACAGTTACGCTGGATTGGCCGAATACAAAAATAAATGGTATTTCAAAAGAACCCCTGTGGGATATGTTGTGTCCAAGCAATTGTTTATTCAATCACAAAGATCACATACCCTGTGGCATACCGAGCCTGGCTATAATTATTTTGTAGCCATTGAAGGCATTAAGAACTGGCGTGTCACTTCGCCGTACTATAGTCCGGGATTATATACCGTCATTAAGGATAACGCCACTTATCATGTATCTAGGGTTGATGGGCGTGAACAGAATGATGTGATAGCCAGAAGAGGCTTCCCTCTCTACCAATATATGCCGAAATACAGCATTACTGTTGAGCCAGGTGATATATTGATGCTCCCCCCTTGGTGGTGGCATACGGTTTCTAATCAGCCGGGCTCGCACTCTATCTCTCTGACCTTCCGTACCGTGGCTGAGCCAAGGTTGCATGCGCCTATGCTTGACTATCTAAAGTGGGGAGATCGCAACGCTAAGGAAATTCGGCGAAAAGTCCTGCAGCATGGCCGTCTCTTTGACGAGGATATTGCCGCTTCACTGTATGCGTTTGCTGATCCTAAAAACGATATACGTTCGCAAAAGAAGTAA
- a CDS encoding autoinducer binding domain-containing protein: MELWQGDLVSQIQSAENEESAFKKIEDEALALGFENAAYGLRLNLNITNQKVVMMNNYSQNWKRRYTDENYISIDPVVKHGNKSLMPVVWSSNKITENKNFWEDAYSHNLKYGWSQASADQVGRRGLLTLTRGHEPISELELKELQYRLTWLTQISHHCMSEIITTKKMPETMITLTMREKDVLRWTAAGKTSGETSTIMNITERTVNFHIANSMQKLNCINKTSATVRAAMLGLLD; the protein is encoded by the coding sequence TTGGAATTGTGGCAAGGAGACCTTGTATCTCAGATACAATCTGCTGAAAACGAAGAGTCAGCATTCAAGAAAATAGAAGACGAAGCCCTAGCACTAGGATTTGAAAATGCAGCCTATGGATTACGTTTAAATTTAAATATCACAAATCAAAAAGTTGTCATGATGAACAACTACTCTCAAAATTGGAAGAGACGTTACACAGATGAAAATTATATATCCATAGACCCAGTAGTAAAGCATGGAAACAAGTCACTCATGCCCGTGGTTTGGTCCAGCAATAAGATAACTGAAAATAAAAATTTTTGGGAGGACGCCTACTCTCATAACTTGAAATATGGATGGTCTCAAGCATCTGCAGACCAAGTAGGAAGAAGAGGCCTGCTTACACTAACTCGTGGCCATGAACCCATATCTGAATTAGAACTAAAGGAACTTCAATATCGACTAACCTGGCTAACACAAATTTCACATCATTGCATGAGTGAAATTATTACAACCAAGAAAATGCCGGAGACAATGATCACGCTTACCATGAGAGAAAAGGACGTGCTCAGATGGACCGCAGCGGGCAAGACATCTGGAGAGACCTCAACAATAATGAATATTACTGAAAGGACAGTAAACTTTCATATTGCAAACTCAATGCAAAAACTAAATTGCATCAACAAAACCTCTGCGACTGTTAGAGCCGCAATGTTAGGTCTTCTTGACTAA
- a CDS encoding 4'-phosphopantetheinyl transferase family protein, which translates to MNRTSPSRNFSNMTEALLGTLPSIKYPLESVWLPPQHKLDGGTSIGISLSQLDHILKQVNLTEIHPTVPSRAVRKRQLEFVGGRLCAERVASELGHSSIQVGRTYKGEPIWPPGLHGSITHTDGFAYAFAVRSSSCSGVGIDSEWITDSDFTLECIMSKCCTQFEKQNWLGNSDNYLIGSLIFSAKEAGYKAIHHKFDCFIDFIQFEVTELHKNRGLLIMKPTSDSKLTKTIQSIQVRFWVQVGVKSVIHTLAII; encoded by the coding sequence ATGAATAGAACATCCCCGTCACGCAACTTTTCCAACATGACCGAGGCACTACTCGGCACACTTCCTTCAATCAAATACCCCCTAGAAAGTGTTTGGCTGCCGCCGCAGCATAAACTCGATGGAGGAACAAGCATTGGCATATCTCTTTCGCAGCTTGATCACATACTCAAACAGGTAAATCTTACAGAGATACACCCGACAGTTCCTTCAAGGGCAGTGCGCAAGCGCCAACTCGAATTCGTGGGTGGAAGATTGTGTGCCGAACGAGTGGCTTCAGAACTTGGACATTCGAGCATACAGGTTGGTCGCACATATAAGGGTGAGCCAATATGGCCGCCAGGTCTGCATGGTTCGATCACACATACCGATGGTTTTGCCTATGCTTTTGCAGTGCGGTCAAGCTCATGCAGCGGTGTTGGGATAGACAGTGAATGGATCACTGACAGCGATTTCACTCTTGAATGCATCATGTCCAAGTGTTGTACGCAATTTGAAAAGCAAAACTGGCTAGGTAACAGTGATAATTACCTAATAGGGTCACTCATCTTTTCTGCAAAAGAAGCTGGATATAAGGCCATCCACCATAAGTTTGACTGTTTTATCGACTTTATTCAATTTGAAGTAACAGAATTACATAAAAATCGAGGCCTACTCATAATGAAACCGACAAGTGACAGCAAACTAACCAAAACCATCCAATCAATTCAGGTACGATTCTGGGTTCAGGTCGGTGTAAAAAGTGTGATACACACTCTGGCAATCATCTGA
- the eno gene encoding phosphopyruvate hydratase codes for MTFTINQLHAREILDSRGNPTIEVECRLADGLTARAAVPSGASTGQREAAELRDGDPARFGGKGVKNAIKQVHETIAPVLIGQDARHQAAIDAMMIELDGTENKSKLGANAILGVSLAVARAAAMASGLPLFQYLGGPGATRLPVPHMNIMNGGVHAHWQGADFQEFMIAPYGANTLREAVEWGSEIYHALQSLLQKKGLSVGVGDEGGFAPHVSSNKAPIELILEAISTAGLRPGADVGIAIDPASSEFFKDGQYHLRAENRTLDPAQMVEYYTRLITDYPIALLEDGMAENDWSGWKQLNQAIGGQIELVGDDIFCTNPAIIAKGIEEDIANAVLIKLNQIGTLTETIAATRLARDHGWGAFVSHRSGETIDSFIADMTVALDTGHLKTGAPARGERVEKYNQLMRIEEALGAAASYAGKNAYVRPIRF; via the coding sequence ATGACGTTCACAATTAACCAACTCCATGCCCGCGAGATTCTGGATTCACGCGGGAATCCAACCATCGAGGTTGAGTGTCGTCTTGCCGACGGGCTGACCGCACGGGCAGCGGTACCATCGGGTGCCTCGACCGGTCAAAGAGAAGCGGCTGAACTGCGTGATGGTGACCCCGCACGTTTTGGCGGCAAGGGCGTCAAAAACGCCATTAAACAAGTCCACGAGACCATCGCCCCTGTGTTGATCGGGCAGGATGCGCGTCACCAGGCAGCCATTGATGCGATGATGATCGAGCTCGATGGCACTGAAAACAAATCAAAACTGGGTGCCAATGCCATCCTGGGTGTCTCTCTGGCCGTGGCGCGAGCAGCGGCCATGGCATCGGGTTTGCCGCTCTTTCAATATCTTGGCGGTCCCGGTGCTACGCGCCTGCCCGTGCCGCACATGAACATCATGAATGGAGGTGTTCATGCGCATTGGCAGGGCGCCGATTTTCAGGAGTTCATGATTGCACCTTACGGCGCGAATACATTGCGCGAAGCGGTTGAATGGGGCTCAGAGATTTATCATGCCCTGCAATCGTTATTACAAAAGAAAGGGTTATCGGTTGGTGTTGGCGACGAAGGTGGTTTTGCCCCGCACGTATCCAGCAACAAGGCGCCAATCGAACTAATCCTTGAGGCCATATCAACCGCCGGATTGCGACCGGGTGCGGATGTTGGCATCGCCATTGATCCTGCCTCCAGCGAGTTTTTCAAGGACGGTCAATACCACTTGCGCGCGGAGAATCGTACGCTTGATCCGGCGCAGATGGTTGAGTACTACACGCGCTTGATCACAGACTACCCCATCGCCCTGCTTGAAGATGGCATGGCCGAAAATGACTGGTCAGGCTGGAAGCAACTCAATCAGGCGATTGGGGGGCAAATCGAACTGGTTGGGGATGATATTTTCTGTACCAATCCGGCCATTATTGCCAAGGGGATTGAAGAAGATATAGCCAATGCGGTATTGATCAAGCTCAATCAGATCGGCACCCTCACCGAGACCATCGCTGCGACGCGTCTGGCGCGGGATCATGGTTGGGGCGCGTTTGTCTCGCACCGGTCGGGGGAAACCATCGACAGTTTCATCGCCGACATGACGGTCGCCCTCGATACCGGCCATCTCAAAACCGGCGCACCCGCACGCGGGGAACGCGTTGAAAAATACAACCAGCTCATGCGCATCGAAGAAGCACTTGGCGCAGCAGCAAGCTATGCGGGCAAGAATGCTTATGTGCGTCCCATCCGGTTTTAG
- a CDS encoding long-chain-fatty-acid--CoA ligase: MRSMDASDLGELYVVKDVGEILRRQVKKRASEPAIFCDGRVTSYDSFYKHSRKVADFLVSRLSCIERRVGYIGRECEPYYEVIFGCAMAGVIFVPINWRLTPNEVAHIVTDASIDILFSDAEMLGVVEESLDMCGHDAEVVCLKHGMTSTSYFAILHSVAKESVLPACDPERTFCLIYTSGTTGLPKGVCLPHKAFFQIREALIKQDLKWLDWRQSDRCLVGIPGFHIGGLWWALQCFSSGASIVVLPKFEPQLCLTAMLDCGVTTACMVPSMINLLLDVIEQNDAKLLKLRKIVYGGGPISEALLMRGISVLGCDFAQIYGLSETGNTAVCLDPDSHLSEPSLLTAAGRPYPGVKLKIIDTDGKVLPMGEVGEVCIKTPARMIEYWGLPDATSATLQDGWIHTGDAGYLNESGYLFICDRIKDVIVTGGEKIFPAEVENVVSSFSTVHECAVIGIPNEVWGEVPICLVVPKPESAVNITDLFKFLESRLAAYKKPTQIHCVDSLPRNPSGKLLRRALRDAFWTGRKRNV; the protein is encoded by the coding sequence ATGAGAAGTATGGATGCGTCGGATTTAGGCGAATTATATGTAGTGAAGGATGTTGGTGAAATTCTGCGTAGACAGGTAAAGAAAAGAGCATCAGAACCAGCGATATTTTGCGATGGTCGCGTCACAAGTTATGACTCTTTTTATAAACACAGTCGGAAAGTAGCTGATTTTCTAGTATCCAGATTGTCATGTATTGAGCGGCGTGTTGGGTACATAGGACGGGAATGCGAGCCCTATTATGAGGTAATTTTTGGCTGCGCGATGGCGGGGGTAATTTTTGTCCCAATTAATTGGCGGCTTACCCCTAATGAAGTTGCACATATAGTAACTGACGCCAGTATTGACATACTGTTTTCCGACGCCGAAATGCTTGGTGTTGTAGAAGAAAGCCTGGATATGTGCGGTCATGACGCAGAGGTCGTGTGTTTGAAGCATGGCATGACATCCACGAGTTATTTTGCAATTCTGCATTCAGTTGCTAAGGAGAGCGTGCTTCCGGCCTGTGATCCAGAGAGGACGTTTTGCCTTATCTATACCAGTGGCACTACTGGTCTTCCTAAAGGTGTCTGCTTGCCTCACAAGGCTTTCTTTCAAATCAGAGAGGCATTGATTAAACAAGACCTTAAGTGGCTTGATTGGCGTCAATCTGATCGTTGTCTTGTGGGAATTCCTGGGTTTCACATTGGTGGACTCTGGTGGGCGCTTCAGTGTTTTAGTTCAGGTGCCTCCATCGTTGTATTGCCGAAATTTGAGCCACAGTTGTGTCTCACTGCCATGTTGGATTGCGGAGTAACAACAGCATGCATGGTCCCCTCGATGATAAATTTGCTATTGGATGTGATTGAGCAAAACGATGCAAAACTGCTGAAGTTGCGAAAGATTGTCTATGGGGGGGGCCCCATATCCGAAGCGCTACTTATGCGGGGCATCAGTGTGCTTGGGTGCGATTTTGCCCAGATATATGGCTTGAGTGAGACGGGAAATACCGCAGTTTGTTTAGATCCGGACAGCCATCTCTCTGAACCTTCACTGCTGACTGCCGCGGGTAGACCTTATCCAGGGGTTAAATTAAAGATTATTGATACAGATGGTAAGGTGTTGCCAATGGGTGAGGTTGGTGAAGTCTGTATCAAGACACCTGCTCGTATGATCGAGTATTGGGGGTTGCCCGATGCAACTTCAGCGACTCTGCAAGATGGATGGATCCATACGGGTGATGCCGGCTATCTTAACGAAAGTGGTTATCTGTTTATATGTGATCGAATCAAGGACGTAATAGTCACTGGTGGAGAAAAAATATTCCCTGCAGAGGTAGAAAATGTTGTTTCATCTTTCTCTACCGTTCACGAGTGCGCAGTAATTGGTATTCCTAACGAAGTATGGGGGGAAGTGCCGATCTGCCTAGTTGTACCTAAGCCAGAATCCGCAGTCAATATTACAGACCTCTTCAAGTTTCTCGAGTCCCGATTAGCCGCATATAAAAAACCAACGCAAATTCATTGCGTGGATAGTCTCCCCCGTAACCCGAGCGGAAAACTGCTTCGACGGGCGTTGCGAGATGCTTTTTGGACTGGCCGTAAACGCAATGTTTGA